The window CCTCCACATACTGCGGCCGCCGGTATCCGTCGGGCTCCCGTTACCTGCGGACCTTCAAGGTGCACGCAGTCACGCGAGGGCGGCGGCAGCATCCGCTCAGTGCGCGGCTCCCCGTGAGCCCCAGCTCCACTTCCCGCGGCCCGCGAGCCCCAGCTCCACTTCCCGCGGCCGCCGTTCTTGTCTCCGCTTTCCCTCGCGCAGATAAAAAAAACATGTCTGCTGCATCGGGCTATGTTTCTGTCCCTCGCTGTCCGGTGATCTTCGATGGTACTAACTACACCGAGTTCGCTGGCTTCATGCGCATTCACATGCGTGGCATTCGTCTCTGGGGTGTTCTTTCTGGCGAGGTCTGCTGTCCGCCACGTTCGGTTCCTCCGGTGGCCCCTACTTCGCCGACTCCACTGGTTCTTCCTACGGATGCTAATCAGGCCGCCAAGGATGCGGCTAAGCTTGCTGATGAGGCTGCTGATCGTGCCTATGATGAGAGGGTTTTGGCTTATGAGGAGGCTCTTCAGATGTATCATGGTGCTTTGTCTGTTTACACCCGGTGGCTTGatgatgatgctcgtgctgcagctgttctcactgctagtgttctgcctcagtttgcttctgagtttctgggtcttcctactgtctttcagatgtggacctgtcttcgtcagcgctatgagccctctggtgatgccttatacctttctgtggttcgtcaggagcatgctcttcagcagggtgactCTACTGTTGATGACTTTTATGCACAGAGTTCTGCTATCTGGCGCCAGCTTGATTCTCTCCGCAATGCTGGTTGTCGTACTTGCCCCTGCTGCCAGGCTGTCCAGGCCAATTTGGAGTTTCATCGCGTCTATGAGCTCCTGTCTCGGCTCCGTAAGGAGTTTGAGCCCCGGCGTGCTCAGTTGTTGGCTCGTGGCCGTATTTCTCTCATGGAGGCGCTTTCAGAGATTCGTGCCGAGGAGACTCGCTTACGTGGTGCTGGTTTGTTGGAGGTTCCCTCTGTGCTCGCTACTCGGGCTTCTTCCACTCCACCTGCTGCACCGCCCCATTCTCGCTCGAGTGCTCCGCCGCTCTTGCCCACTCCTTCTGGAGGCTCAGGTCGCCCCCGTCCACATTGTGACTACTGCAACAATGATGGTCATATTGAGTCCCAGTGCTACACAAAGCGGAAACACCTGCGCAAGGCGCGATCATCCTCCTCAGGGACTTCGTCATCTCCCTCGCCAGCTTCAGCCATTGCTTTGACCGAGCAGGATATTCTGAGACTTAAGCGTCTGCTCGCGGCTTCAGGTTCTTCCTCGACGGGTACTGCTGGTTCTGTGACTGATGCTTCCCGCACTGAGCACCCGCCctctacacagtcaggtacatccccatgggttctggactctggagcttcttttcatatgtcttctcattcttccgcTTTGTCCTCTCTTCGATCGCTGGATTCTCCTGTTCATGTCTTCACTGCTGATGGTACTCCACTTTCTGTTGCTAGTAGAGGccatctttccactccttattctgttcctgatgttgctcatgttcctcgacttaccatgAATTTGTTTTCTGTCGgtcaacttactgattctggttgtcgATCCTTGACGTTGACTCTTGTTCTGTCCAGGATCGTCGCACGCACACTCTGGTTGGGGCTGGCCCTCGCCGCCGTGATTCTCAGGGTCTTTGGGAGTTGGACTGGCTTcatgttccttccgctgccaccaccatcgCCAGTCCCTCCGCTGCTGTCGCCTCTGTTACTGGTTCCTtcaagcagtggcatcatcgacttggtcatctgtgtggttctcggttatcgtctttagttcgtcgaggtcttctggggtctgtctcaggagatgtctctttagagtgtcagggttgtcgtcttggcaagcagattcagttaccatattcatatagtgagtcagtgtctaagcgtcctttcgatttagtccattctgatgtatggggtccggctcctttcgcttcgaaaggtggtcataaatactatattattttcatcgatgatttttctcgttacacatggctttatttcatgacttctcgtagtgaggtgttgtctatttataagcgttttgctgccatggttcatactcagTTCTCTTCACCCATTCGTGTTTTTCGTGTTGACTCCGCTGGCGAGTATATCTCTAAGATGTTGCGTGGTGTCCTTGCTGAGCAGGGTACTCTTGCCTagttctcttgtcctggtgctcatgctcagaatggcgtgtctgagcgcaagcatcgtcaccttcttgagacggctcgtgcgatgatgatcgctgcctctcttccgcctcatttttgggccgaggctatcTCCACTTCCGCCTATCTCATCAACCTTTAGCCGTCCGCTGCTTTGCAGGGTGGTGTTCCTTTTGAGCGTCTTTTTGATCGTTCTCCCGATTATTCGATGCTTCGCTTAtttggttgtgtttgctatgttcttcttgcccctcgcgaacgcaccaaactgaccgctcagtctgttgagtgtgtcttcttaggctacagtgatgagcataagggctatcgttgttgggatcctatcggtcgtcggatgcgtatctctcgagacgtgacttttgatgagtctcgtccttTCTACCCACGCCCATCTTCCTCGATTTTTTCAGTGGAGGATATCTCTTTCCTCACTTTTCCTGACTCACCTATCACCCCCGTCGCGCCTGTGCCTATTCGTTCCACTCCCTATGCTTCTCCACCCCTCGTTGATTTGCAGCCACCATCTTCCCCGGTCTCCTCACCTAGCATGTCACCGGATTCTACACCTTCATCTCCGGTGACTTCTTCGTCGCCACCCCCCGATTCTACCTTGGCGATTCCTCCTTCTATTGTTCCATCTTTTCCTCAGCATTACATTCGTCGTTCACGACCTGTGGATGCATCCTTGGatgagtcgtcctcttcctctcagcctacttatggtttgcgttctcgtcctcgtccgcctattgatcgctttggatttcccaccgctggtgttgctgttcttgagccgacttcttaccgtcaggctgttgttcatcctgaatggcagtttgcgatggcagaggagattgctgctcttgaacgcactggtgcctgggatcttgtttctcttcctcccggagtccgtcccatcacttgtaagtgggtctacaaggttaagactcgctccgatggttctcttgagcgtcacaaagctcgtctcgtggctcgtggttttcagcaggagcatggtcgtgattatgacgagacttttgctcctgtggcccatatgaccactattcgtacacttcttgccgttgcctctgcacaccactggtctatatctcagcttgatgttaagaatgcctttcttaatggtgagctgcgtgaggaggtgtacatgcagccaccacctgggtattctgttcctgatggcatggtatgtcgtcttcgtcgctctctctatggccttaagccagcccctcgcgcctggtttgagcgttttgcctctgtggtcactactgctggtttttcagcaagtgctcatgatccagcattgtttattcacctttctcctcgtggccggactcttcttcttctctatgttgatgacatggtcatcactggggatgaccccgagtatattgcctttgtaaaggcccgtcttagtgagcagtttcttatgtctgatcttggacctcttcgctactttcttgggattgaagtctcttctacctttgatggcttttttatatcccaggaaaagtatatccaggatcttcttgctcgtgctgctcttactgacgagcgcattgttgagactcctatggagctcaatgttcacctccgtgctactgatggtgatcctctccctgacccgacgcgttatcgtcatctcgttggcagtcttgtctatctagctgtcactcgtccggacatctcttatccggttcatattctgagtcagtttgtctctgctcccacatcggttcactatagtcatctccttcgtgttctccgatatcttcggggcacgatctctcaccgtctattctttcctagctccagttctttacagcttcaggcctattcggatgctacgtgggctagtgatccttctgatcgccgttcactttctgcttactgtgtttttcttagcggttctctcattgcctggaagacgaagaaacagattgcagtttcccgttcgagtgccgaggctgagttgcgagccatggctcttttgacggcagaggtgacttggttacggtggttatttcaggattttggtgtttctgtcactacaccgactctgctcttatctgacagtacaggtgctattagcattgcgcgcgatcctgtgaagcatgagctcaccaagcatattggtgttgatgctttctatgtgcgcgctgctgtgcaggatcaggttattgctcttcagtatgtgccttccgagttacagttggcggatttcctgacgaaggcccagactagagcacaacatggcttttatctcttcaaactcagtgttgttcctccaccatgagtttgagggggggtgttagagttataatataggtcatgtacccctttgtatttatcccgttgtataaggggtttcctgcatatgttccacacctgtacatgtatatatatcggcctatggcctcatgggaatacaagttgcttattcctaacagTCGGCACCGTCAGTCCACAGGAGTAGGGGCGGCGTGCCCGTCAACAAACAAGAACAGAAAGGTATGTGCTTGGAAAACTTAAGATTATATACACATTTGGGCAACAAAAGTTGTAGCTTCTTTCAAAGTTCAAAATGAAATATATTGATTTCAACTTGTTCTAGCAAAACATGTGTGTGACCTTGGCAGCATGTCTACACACTATCTAGTGCAGAAAAATTGTCCAGCGTAGTCCAACGCGCCGCCGTCGCCTACCCCCTGCCTCTGAGCACCGCTCATCTATAAGTTCAACGTGTATAACCCTATATAAGTTCATACAAAACAGAAAACAACAATAaacaaaaaataacaaaacacaAAAAACCCATGGAATTCACAGGGGAAAGATAACAAGTTCTAAGGAAATAAATGTAGGAGTTCATGTTTCAAAACAAATGAAGTATTTTGGGAAGTAAAAATGAAGTATTTCAAAGTACATAAATCTTTTTAGGTTTCTTTGGGAACTTCTAAAGTTACTGAACATGAACTTGCTTGGTTACACAAATATGAAACTGATTGTGCAAGTCACTTAGAATGTGTTTGAACTTGTTATGGGAACTCATGACTTGTTATGATTAAATGCAGGGAGCAACTGGTGCCGAATGTGCCCCTGGGAGCTAGTCTAACCCGCTCGCAGACTGGAGGGCATGCCGGTTTATTTCCAACGAAACCCTATGTACGATCAGTCTGCTTGTTTGATAAGAAAGGAGACAACATAGAAGTTATGGTTGAAGCAAGTCCCTCCGTCCAGTTATGTCCGATTTTTGTGATAGTAGTTCAAAATGAGTGATATATTGCATAACTTTTCTGGACTTGTGCCCAGGCTACTCCAATGCTTTATTTGCCTCAGTACTGTTGTTTGGTACCATTAGGTACCAAAATTTGAACTGAGAACTCTATGAACTCCTGGACATGTTCATAAAGTATTCCTGGACTGAAAACTCTATGAACTCCTAGACCTATTCATAGAGTATTGTTGGAGAACTCTTAGTAGTTCTAGTATTATAGTGTGTGTTTTGAACTAAGAGATGTACTCTATGAACTTTCTATACTTTCTGGACTTGAAGCATTTTGTTCTCATATATTAAATCAAGTGCATATATGAAATCTTGAAAAAAATGCTCTATGGACGCTTGGACTGTATTGTTGGAGAACTATTGTTTGGTACCTATTTGCACATGAAGCATTTTGTTCTCAGTGTTTGGGTGAAAAGTTTGCTTCCTATATTGCATAGCTGCTGTAGTGACCATAGCAATTTATTAGAATAATTTAATGTTTTTGTAGCTCACCTCTAATTTGTTTCTTTCTACTCTTTCCTCTAACAATTTTGTTTCTCTCTATACTGCAGCACGAGGGAGGTTTGGACGGACGCTGATCACTAGCCCACTGTGACGACGCTGATCACTAGCACGAAGGACACCGGCAGGTTGAGGATGAAGtcactagtacgcgtcggtgctatacaaacggtttttaaccccttttcacgacggcatttggaaccatcgcctagtgagtgtgggcgatagggggtccttcccacatgacccataaaccgtcggggatatgcccttctggcacacacgttcggcaaaataaggtcgtgtgcgaccggggagcgctcaaatacagaaatacgtacagtataGCTAAAAattacaattatacaggcgaaattgtttccagTTGCAGGTATATCCCACATAGTCAGttcccgctaaacgtttccgttcgtatgtacatcccacatagtcgctccaaggaaaacgtttccgttcacaggtacatcacacacaatttttcccgttaaatcgtttgcgttattgaatgcatcacacacggtccgtagaagaaactgtgtggcaaaggctgtccatcacacacagtttttatgtggtaaatgtttgcgcaaggtggcctaacgtaaacagttttcaagagaaagtcgtgtgtgattgttcattgatccaacacggtttattcctagaaattatgtgcgttgcctgaggtcatcgcccacggggttttttcaataaccgtttgcaatagcaaaacccaattagcaggctaattcatcattaggctaattaccctattattaataatccatttattaatctaattgataTTCATATTAAGGACATAATATATTttatttccatattaaggaagcataatttcataattgaaatacattagagtacaacatgatatagcttcagcactcagctaccccattacacaaatgcaccagcaccaagttctacatgcaacatgtagaacctttcgaaattagcatcatagacggtatatagacagatgcatctcatctgaaAAACTGTTGAAGCGGATGGCGAATATTAatccttcattcatgttgaaggtatttgcaactttaggccagtgcctgtggatgattgaccgttcgtccttcatcctcttcagaaacacttcaatattgaaccatgggtgttgtatgaaaaccttcctcgcctcctgaccataaaggtggtttgagaggtaatcatcagtggactgctttggaaaggcctgaaaataaggatgtgcataaatatcttatctatattggaaatggggcaaaggaataaaaaaagcaaggtataatagttagtatcATCTTGTAGTGAATTGATGTCTTCTttattgtgcagacaaagatcttgttgttttttgtcgctaatttctttatcctaacaatcattccgagtttcttgatttgattgatattcatggacaactcattttcccatatgcaaaaagggtcgaacagtgggtcaaaatcTCTGACAGCAGgtcctacatgtgcaagaccaaattgttaaaacctaaatattagaatggttcctgcaattgcacaataatgcgttattagacaatggaccatgcacgtgctaacctcgattgtaaaccccaatgcttcccattgtttccctgcaacacatataaggtagttagtcatcaggttaagtaagggttcgcatgctatcagtaaaatatgttgatgaaaaataagcatattgcagattcatcagattaattcaagccacatggaaaacccatttatgcaaaccaagcatgattaagaactaggaaatatagcacttgtatatgtttctcatgtattaagtgcagccaaattcgatttattcctcacatgcacaacaatacaaaattctacccacgacaattggacatcgcattgcataattgaaccaagcagttaactaaaccaagcatgcttaacaacttggaaatatagcaattgtatttgtttctcatgtatttactacagccaaattcaatttattcctcacatggtatacaataacagaatgcacccacaactattgaacatcgcattgcagatgaaccaaacagttaactaaacaccacaacacaaattaaccaaacgttaactgagcaccacattgcacaatgtgtaaccaaaccaagcatgcttgacagcttgaaaatatagcaattgtattcctttctcatgtattttgtaaagataaattcgatttatttctcacatggaacacaatacaaaattgcagcctgaagaattaaacatcacatttgcataattgaaccaaacagttaattgaagacgacaactaattaacaaaacagttaataagtgagcaccacactgcacgatatatagaacatatacactagagcaatagattgcatggtaaaattagatagcacaattcactagaatttgtgaaggaaaggcatgAGCAGCACATGCAATGGGTATaccaagcatgcttaaccggcgtagctagcaaatggcaaggtgctcctccaagatctgggggttcgcacgaatggcagccatcgcgacctcatccgcgcgtgcggccgtgatttgcttctccgctgccaaatgctccttgagatcctggttaaaccgcgtgcaccatggcttagagcggtgcttatttggtggaggggtcggtgatttgggtggaaggtgttgcgctcgcgccggcggtcggggcatgtgggatgtggaaggaggaggatgggggtcgggtgtggattacctgcttggatagatgaggccgagcagcgtgaaggagggtcgccggcgaggaggcggcgctgcaagcaaggagtgaaggtttcaacttggaaaggaaggcggaaataggggaaatgtggcttttggtaagggggagggggcgttgagttagatatttccgcggaagccaaaaatttggaatcgcttcagccaaaaaactggcgcgcaaagtgtcatcagacacggtcccttattcagaactgtgtacgatatgtgaacattacaaacgattcagatagcttaacccgtctGCGATGAGTTTGAACgccaaaaattttggttcgaatttccatggttatactggtcatccacgtcattgcataattagggtacacaaaggagactacaacacacccacacttcttaatcgagcaagttcagcaattaaacagagctagctgacctaaacattactctaacaaattaaagaccggcgctcttaattaaacaaaacaaagagtactagtactacggctggtgcttgtcgatctccgccgccgcctccatgtccagctcgcgcctgagggtctcctggggaaggggctccatggcatccatcgcaccatactcggcaagcatctcaccatctgcgtccgccatctctttggaaaaggccgccacgagctaggcatgggcggccgcgatctgggcttggacgggctccgtcgtcgcaaggtatgcggcggaggaacggacggctgctcgaacgctctcggcgattgccaactcttcggtcgtgggttgccgaccgttgtcggagaagcttcattcgatttgtgcggggaccgccacg is drawn from Aegilops tauschii subsp. strangulata cultivar AL8/78 chromosome 1, Aet v6.0, whole genome shotgun sequence and contains these coding sequences:
- the LOC141022132 gene encoding uncharacterized protein, yielding MSAASGYVSVPRCPVIFDGTNYTEFAGFMRIHMRGIRLWGVLSGEVCCPPRSVPPVAPTSPTPLVLPTDANQAAKDAAKLADEAADRAYDERVLAYEEALQMYHGALSVYTRWLDDDARAAAVLTASVLPQFASEFLGLPTVFQMWTCLRQRYEPSGDALYLSVVRQEHALQQGDSTVDDFYAQSSAIWRQLDSLRNAGCRTCPCCQAVQANLEFHRVYELLSRLRKEFEPRRAQLLARGRISLMEALSEIRAEETRLRGAGLLEVPSVLATRASSTPPAAPPHSRSSAPPLLPTPSGGSGRPRPHCDYCNNDGHIESQCYTKRKHLRKARSSSSGTSSSPSPASAIALTEQDILRLKRLLAASGSSSTGTAGSVTDASRTEHPPSTQSGSSHAHSGWGWPSPP